A genomic region of Alicyclobacillus sp. SO9 contains the following coding sequences:
- a CDS encoding VOC family protein — translation MRIVRNIGQVSISVQDLQRAIAFYRDVLGLEYIWETGGMAFFQCGEVRLMLTVPEGEDTPSGDQTSVIYYNVDDINETYNHLVSQGVVFKGEPHEIGKLGDRSILMAFLNDTEGNLMAIQAEVPIN, via the coding sequence ATGAGAATCGTGCGTAACATTGGACAGGTTTCCATTAGTGTGCAGGATTTACAAAGAGCCATTGCCTTTTATCGGGATGTTTTGGGACTCGAATACATTTGGGAAACTGGCGGAATGGCTTTTTTTCAATGCGGAGAAGTACGATTGATGCTTACTGTACCTGAGGGTGAGGACACTCCTTCTGGTGACCAGACATCGGTCATTTATTACAATGTTGACGATATTAATGAAACTTACAATCATCTCGTTTCGCAGGGAGTTGTGTTTAAAGGAGAACCGCACGAAATAGGGAAGCTGGGTGACCGGTCAATACTGATGGCCTTTCTCAACGACACTGAAGGCAATTTGATGGCAATTCAAGCTGAAGTGCCAATTAACTAG